The following are encoded in a window of Apteryx mantelli isolate bAptMan1 unplaced genomic scaffold, bAptMan1.hap1 HAP1_SCAFFOLD_33, whole genome shotgun sequence genomic DNA:
- the LOC136996277 gene encoding olfactory receptor 14C36-like, translating to MSEVLLREVCPNLLMSFPHWTVPCAQKKQMSNSSSPKEFLLRAFADTRELQLLHFSLFLGLYLAALLGNGLIITAIACDHRLHTPMYFFLLNLSILDLGSISTSVPKSMAISLWNSRAISYSGCAAQVFFLVFFILAEYFLLTVMAYDRFVAICRPLHYSTLMGSRACVKMAAAVWGSGILNAVLHTANTFSLPLCRGNAVEQFYCSLPQLRRLSCSGSYLRESGVTVVSLCLVLGCFVFIVLSYVQIFTAVLRIPSEKGRHKAFSTCLSHLVVVSLFVSTLMFAQLSLSISSPAQDLVMAVLYSVVPPIVNPLIYSMRNKELKDALRKLIQWVQCWHQ from the exons ATGtcg gaagttttgctcagagaagtctgtcctaacttgttaATGTCTTTCCCTCATTGGACAGTCCCCTGTGCCCAgaagaagcaaatgtccaacagcagctccccgaaagagttcctcctccgagcatttgcagacacacgggagctgcagctcttgcacttctcgctcttcctgggcctctacctggctgccctcctgggcaatggcctcatcatcacagccatagcctgtgaccaccgcctccacactcccatgtacttcttcctcctcaatctctccatcctcgaccttggctccatctccacctctgtccccaaatccatggccattTCCCTCTGGAACAGCAGGGcaatttcctactcgggatgtgctgcccaggtctttttccttgtctttttcattttggctgagtactttcttctcacagtcatggcctatgaccgctttgttgccatctgcagacccctgcactacagcacgctcatgggcagcagagcttgcgtcaaaatggcagcagctgtctggggaagtggtattctcaatgctgtgctgcacactgcaaataccttttcactaccactctgccgagGGAATGCCGTGGAGCAGTTTTACTGTTCACTTCCCCAGCTCCGCAGGCTCTCCTGTTCgggctcctacctcagggaatctggagttactgtggttagtctttgtttagtccttgggtgttttgttttcattgtgctgtcctacgtgcagatcttcactgctgtgctgaggatcccctctgagaagggccggcacaaagccttttccacatgcctctctcacctggttgtggtctccctgtttgtcagcaccctCATGTTTGCCCAGCTCAGTttgtccatctcctccccagctcaggatctggtgatggcagttctgtactcggtggttcCTCCAatagtgaaccctctcatctacagcatgaggaacaaggagctcaaggatgcgctgaggaaactgatccaatggGTGCAATGttggcaccaataa